The following are encoded in a window of Acropora muricata isolate sample 2 unplaced genomic scaffold, ASM3666990v1 scaffold_755, whole genome shotgun sequence genomic DNA:
- the LOC136907979 gene encoding uncharacterized protein, which translates to MDKKLKDTKQAGKLVADLSHLAHTYVSSYRPTTTDLKKLRVLKEIRKNKNIVILKPDKGNGVVVLDRSDYDQGILKIINDASKFRPIKEDPTLLREGRLQRLLRKLKKDGHLDSEVYESIYPKGSQPARIYAVPKMHKDRGPNSAPPFRSIVSSIGTYNYNLAKYLCNLLSPHIPTEHCATDTFTFVQDIQSLSMFGKFMVSFDVESLFTNIPLGECIDLAVNYISEGNPDLKLNTPTSGSLWKKKLITNYPF; encoded by the exons ATGGACAAGAAATTAAAAGACACCAAGCAAGCAGGAAAACTTGTTGCTGATCTCTCTCATTTAGCCCACACTTATGTCTCTTCATACCGTCCAACGACTACAGACCTAAAAAAACTCAGGGTTCTTAAGGAAATAAGGAAGAACAAAAACATTGTCATTTTAAAACCGGACAAAGGGAATGGTGTGGTTGTCTTGGACCGATCTGATTACGACCAGGGCATTCTTAAAATCATCAATGACGCCTCTAAATTCCGGCCCATCAAAGAAGATCCAACTTTACTTAGAGAAGGTAGACTGCAACGTCTCCTccgaaaattaaagaaagatgGCCATCTTGATAGCGAAGTGTACGAGAGCATCTATCCCAAGGGCTCCCAACCAGCAAGAATTTATGCCGTCCCCAAAATGCACAAGGATCGTGGACCCAACTCTGCTCCGCCATTCCGCTCTATAGTGTCTTCTATTGGAACGTATAATTATAACTTGGCTAAATATCTTTGCAATCTCTTATCGCCACATATTCCAACTGAACATTGTGCTACTGACACTTTCACTTTTGTACAGGACATTCAATCTTTATCTATGTTTGGcaaatttatggtttctttTGATGTAGAAAGTCtttttaccaacataccacttGGGGAATGTATTGACCTAGCGGTCAATTACATTTCCGAGGGCAACCCTGACCTTAAGCTAA ACACCCCAACATCAGGTTCACTATGGAAAAAGAAACTCATCACAAATTACCCTTTTTAG